Sequence from the Candidatus Methylopumilus planktonicus genome:
GGGTTTTTATACACCACCATCAATCAATCCATTACCAAGCATAAGGCCATGGTTGCAAAATGATAATCAAAGATTATTAAATTCGGATATTAGGGTAACCAAGACAATTAATAGCGCTATCAGTTCTTATGGTGCTGAACCGATTGCAAGCCTAGCCGACTTATTTAAGGTTCACAAAAACTTCTTTTTTACTTACCCTGAGCTAGACCACTATCACAATAGAGCAATTAACAATATAGATGAGTTTATTGGTCCGATATTTGATATGTCCCGGGGGCCTGAGGTCAGTTGGACTTATAACTCAAATGTAAAAGTTTTTGTGTATTTGCGACCAAATTTCCGTGATTGTGAGTTAGTAATTAGAGCGCTACAACAACTAGACTATGCAGTTATTGCTGTCATTCCAGGACTTTCTCAATCCGCAAAAGAAAAGCTTCATGGTAAAAATATTAATATTTATACTGAATCTATTCAATTAAGGAGCATTGTTAATGAATGTGATTTGGCTATAGGTTATGGTGGACATGGATTTACTTCCGCTATGTTGCTATCCAATGTCCCGCAATTAATTTTCCCAACCAACATTGAGCAATTTTTGCTTGCACAACGCATTGAAAATCTTGGGGCTTGTGAAGTGGTCAATACTGAAGCACATACGCCGAACTACTATGACTTAATTAAAAATTTGATAACAAAAAAATCGTTAAAAAGCTCGTGCATCCAATATGCAAAACGTTATCCCAAATACAATCAAGATAACCAATTAAATAAGATTAAAAATTACATAGAGTTAAATATTTAATATAGTTAAATACTATCCTTCAAAATAGTACTATTTACCTGAGCTTTAGATGGGTATTTACTTTGGAGCTTTTTTAGGTATGAACAAAAATCATCGCATAATTCTTAATCAGGAAATGGGATTAAACCAGGAGGCTTTTGAAATAACAAGATCGCACTTTAACCCTACTCCCTCCGTTAAAAAAGCACCAAAAATAAGCTCAATGTCTCTGGCAATTCTCCTTGCTTTGGGAGGTGCATCTTTGCCGTTAGTTGCTCGTTGCAA
This genomic interval carries:
- a CDS encoding glycosyltransferase: MSNIIFSWEMGSNSGHISEILPLAKTLKNQGHTVNLLFREIHGINLSDLDNIRVFQSPIWLANVSGLAKPPISFAEILLRFGYHDKTYLIKMIEVWCNTLKLFNPDLLIANFSPTAILAARILNLPVMTIGTGFYTPPSINPLPSIRPWLQNDNQRLLNSDIRVTKTINSAISSYGAEPIASLADLFKVHKNFFFTYPELDHYHNRAINNIDEFIGPIFDMSRGPEVSWTYNSNVKVFVYLRPNFRDCELVIRALQQLDYAVIAVIPGLSQSAKEKLHGKNINIYTESIQLRSIVNECDLAIGYGGHGFTSAMLLSNVPQLIFPTNIEQFLLAQRIENLGACEVVNTEAHTPNYYDLIKNLITKKSLKSSCIQYAKRYPKYNQDNQLNKIKNYIELNI